From one Luteolibacter sp. SL250 genomic stretch:
- a CDS encoding amino acid permease — protein MNEPAQRRIRTVPAAALVVASMVGTGVFTSLGYQVGPIPSGPALMLVWALGGLLALCGALCYAELGGALPRSGGEYHFISTLYHPSMGWAAGLISAVIGFAAPTALAAIPLGNYAHSAVDWLPAKAVSITALVAVTAGHLITLKSSAWLQTVSTILKLSLIVGFVIASFVLPGKGDVRWEPKLTEDLAIILQPAYAIALLFVFYAYSGWNAAIYILDEIDDVRRTLTRALLLGTVLVTILYLLLNMAFLRAAPLSSLQGVNEVGFVAAGSLFGEGAARWFSGLLSLGLVATVSALIWAGPRVLNVMGKDFPAIGLLGRRNQQGIPVAATLFQFLLALVFVCVGDFERLLTYTQFGLTLCSFLTVAGVFILRATRKPVPGAFRCPWFPLPPIVFLAMTGFVMVRSFIAAPVPTLAGLGTILLAWLLYFPLKRTKLPSSQ, from the coding sequence ATGAACGAACCTGCCCAGCGCCGCATCCGGACCGTCCCTGCGGCAGCATTGGTGGTGGCCAGCATGGTGGGCACCGGTGTCTTCACCAGTCTGGGCTACCAGGTGGGTCCCATCCCGTCCGGCCCCGCGCTCATGCTGGTCTGGGCCCTGGGCGGACTGCTGGCGCTGTGCGGTGCCCTCTGCTACGCGGAACTGGGTGGCGCCCTGCCCCGCTCCGGTGGGGAGTATCATTTCATCTCCACCCTCTATCACCCCTCGATGGGCTGGGCGGCGGGATTGATCTCCGCGGTGATCGGTTTCGCCGCGCCCACGGCGCTGGCCGCCATCCCGCTGGGGAACTACGCCCACAGCGCGGTCGATTGGCTCCCGGCGAAGGCGGTCTCCATCACCGCGCTGGTGGCGGTGACAGCGGGGCACCTGATCACCCTGAAGTCGAGCGCCTGGCTCCAGACGGTCTCCACAATCCTCAAGCTGTCGCTCATCGTCGGCTTCGTCATCGCCTCGTTCGTACTGCCCGGAAAGGGAGATGTCCGGTGGGAACCGAAGCTCACCGAAGACCTGGCCATCATCCTCCAGCCCGCGTATGCCATCGCCCTGCTTTTCGTCTTCTACGCCTACTCCGGCTGGAATGCGGCGATCTACATCCTGGATGAGATCGACGACGTGCGCCGTACCCTCACCCGGGCGCTGCTGCTGGGCACGGTTCTGGTCACCATCCTCTATCTGCTGCTGAACATGGCCTTCCTGAGGGCGGCCCCCCTTTCCTCCCTGCAGGGTGTGAACGAAGTGGGCTTCGTCGCCGCGGGGTCCCTTTTCGGCGAAGGCGCGGCACGCTGGTTCAGCGGACTGCTGTCGCTGGGCCTGGTTGCCACGGTGAGCGCGCTGATCTGGGCGGGACCGCGGGTGCTGAATGTCATGGGCAAGGATTTCCCGGCCATCGGCCTGCTGGGGCGGCGCAACCAACAGGGCATCCCGGTGGCGGCCACCCTTTTCCAGTTCCTGCTGGCCCTGGTCTTCGTCTGCGTGGGGGACTTCGAACGGTTGCTCACCTACACCCAGTTCGGCCTGACGCTGTGTTCCTTCCTCACCGTGGCCGGTGTTTTCATCCTGCGCGCCACCAGAAAGCCGGTGCCGGGGGCCTTCCGCTGCCCGTGGTTCCCCCTGCCGCCGATTGTCTTCCTGGCGATGACGGGTTTCGTGATGGTGCGTTCCTTCATCGCGGCCCCCGTCCCCACCCTCGCAGGGCTTGGAACCATTCTGTTAGCATGGCTGTTGTATTTTCCCCTGAAGCGGACGAAGTTGCCTTCAAGCCAGTAA
- the tatC gene encoding twin-arginine translocase subunit TatC, with product MFLLKKVFQLRDHVNPDNEKPFLDHLEDLRVTVFRIAITLIISMVVCFMFQKQLMEVLQRPIYKVLEDTAKEQLAGPPIPISPDRWEAAKAAEHAAGSLPPAEREVFLRHLKDPDLERHARIAALQRAALTLPKDKRDAFLNEVTPEVKVREQVKFLIERKLQPEVSVRGDLRMMSTLKPTESFMLSMKLAFFAGIIVAFPLLLTFILQFILPGLHQNEKKVLWPALAVAFGLFLGGVCFAYFVVLQKALEFFYQYSLSLGVANEWRIGEYISFATTFTLLFGVAFELPVVVMVIVKLGLLSYGTMKKTRSYAIVGIMVLAAVLTPTPDIITLSLMALPMYVLYEICILLAWMLERKEKKAEEAEAKERMERLLRDYEEHEDIRTAHNEEHADHGDDGWKAEETPDHDPYHDYHSQYHDETPDTAEPPKIDELKEDTDITDEPVDPAAGPPDSIPEEEERRRNQD from the coding sequence ATGTTTTTGCTCAAAAAGGTCTTCCAACTCCGGGATCACGTGAATCCGGACAATGAAAAGCCGTTCCTCGACCACCTCGAGGACCTGCGGGTCACGGTGTTCCGGATCGCCATCACGCTCATCATCTCGATGGTCGTCTGCTTCATGTTCCAGAAGCAGCTCATGGAGGTTCTCCAGCGGCCGATCTACAAGGTGCTGGAGGATACGGCGAAGGAACAGCTTGCCGGACCCCCGATCCCCATCTCCCCGGATCGCTGGGAAGCGGCGAAGGCGGCGGAGCATGCTGCGGGCAGCCTGCCCCCAGCGGAACGCGAGGTTTTCCTGCGTCATCTCAAGGACCCGGATCTGGAAAGGCATGCCCGCATCGCCGCCCTCCAGCGGGCCGCACTGACCCTTCCCAAGGACAAGAGGGACGCCTTCCTCAACGAAGTCACACCGGAGGTGAAGGTGCGGGAACAGGTGAAATTCCTCATCGAGCGGAAGCTCCAGCCGGAGGTGTCCGTGCGCGGGGACCTACGGATGATGTCCACCCTGAAGCCGACGGAATCCTTCATGCTGTCCATGAAGCTGGCGTTCTTCGCCGGTATCATCGTGGCGTTCCCGCTGTTGCTGACCTTCATCCTCCAGTTCATCCTGCCCGGCCTGCACCAGAATGAGAAAAAGGTGCTGTGGCCCGCGCTGGCGGTCGCGTTCGGGTTGTTCCTAGGCGGTGTCTGCTTCGCCTACTTCGTGGTGCTTCAGAAGGCGCTGGAGTTCTTCTACCAGTACAGCCTCTCGCTGGGTGTCGCGAACGAATGGCGGATCGGTGAATACATTTCCTTCGCCACCACCTTCACCCTGTTGTTCGGGGTCGCGTTCGAGCTGCCGGTCGTGGTCATGGTCATCGTGAAGCTGGGCCTTCTCAGCTACGGCACCATGAAGAAGACCCGCAGTTACGCCATCGTCGGCATCATGGTGCTGGCCGCGGTCCTCACGCCCACGCCGGACATCATCACGCTCTCGCTCATGGCGCTGCCGATGTATGTCCTCTATGAGATCTGCATCCTCCTGGCGTGGATGCTGGAGCGGAAGGAGAAGAAGGCCGAAGAAGCTGAGGCGAAGGAGCGCATGGAACGCCTGCTCCGCGACTACGAGGAGCACGAGGACATCCGCACCGCCCACAACGAGGAACACGCGGACCACGGTGACGACGGCTGGAAGGCGGAGGAAACCCCGGACCACGATCCCTACCACGACTACCACAGCCAGTATCACGACGAGACACCGGACACCGCCGAGCCTCCGAAGATCGACGAGCTCAAGGAGGACACCGACATCACCGACGAACCCGTCGATCCCGCTGCGGGTCCGCCGGACAGCATCCCCGAGGAGGAGGAACGCCGCCGCAACCAGGACTGA
- a CDS encoding S8 family serine peptidase — translation MNHRSNWLSPEDARDAITNGRGAGIRIAVIDSGIELTHPAMAGLRLIDDLAFELTTEGIVKRSPAWGVDLFGHGTAVAHVIRRIAPEAQIGSFRVLDQRLGSKFQIIREAAALAVDLGYHIINCSFGSRADITRIEHFKPWIDTAYRRGVHVVSACDNDDFRSAEWPGHFPSVITVNMAKTESDDLFFRWDQPHGPFASHLVEFAARGVDLELPWKNGRWSKKTGSSFAAPHAAGLLARLLSMQPGLKPPVAKALLQEIATPWNPSMRGPNS, via the coding sequence ATGAACCACCGCTCCAACTGGCTGAGTCCCGAGGACGCCCGCGACGCCATCACCAACGGCCGCGGCGCGGGCATCAGGATCGCGGTGATCGATTCCGGGATCGAACTCACCCACCCCGCCATGGCCGGGCTTCGGCTCATCGATGACCTCGCCTTCGAACTGACCACGGAAGGCATCGTCAAGCGTTCCCCGGCCTGGGGCGTCGATCTCTTCGGCCATGGCACCGCCGTCGCCCATGTCATCCGCAGGATTGCCCCGGAAGCGCAGATCGGCAGTTTCCGGGTTCTGGACCAGCGGCTGGGAAGCAAGTTCCAGATCATCCGTGAGGCCGCCGCGCTGGCCGTGGATCTGGGCTACCACATCATCAACTGCAGCTTCGGCAGCCGCGCGGACATCACCCGCATCGAACATTTCAAACCATGGATCGACACGGCTTACCGCCGCGGCGTGCATGTGGTGAGCGCCTGTGACAACGACGACTTCCGCAGCGCGGAGTGGCCCGGGCATTTTCCCAGCGTCATCACGGTGAACATGGCGAAGACCGAGAGCGACGATCTGTTTTTCCGCTGGGACCAGCCGCATGGTCCCTTCGCCTCCCATCTGGTGGAGTTCGCCGCACGCGGGGTGGATCTGGAACTGCCATGGAAAAATGGCCGCTGGTCGAAGAAGACCGGCAGCAGCTTCGCCGCGCCCCACGCCGCCGGTCTGCTGGCACGCCTGCTTTCCATGCAACCGGGGCTGAAGCCACCGGTGGCAAAGGCGCTGCTCCAGGAAATCGCCACGCCGTGGAATCCCTCCATGCGGGGACCGAATTCCTGA
- a CDS encoding DUF3828 domain-containing protein: MKPFSILLCLILTLFAELPSSAAGVDDGPGIVTEKFYAGYVAEVDANRDTKVWVAKSKLVTDKFRKAYAKIMNSEEVDADPVLNAQDIPSAPFKTETAIIKEDTATVVVASSFGGDKHRLKLKLVKVNGVWLLDGLPE, encoded by the coding sequence ATGAAACCGTTCTCCATCCTGCTGTGCCTCATCCTCACCCTGTTCGCGGAACTCCCCAGTTCCGCCGCCGGTGTGGATGACGGCCCCGGCATCGTGACCGAGAAATTCTACGCCGGATATGTCGCGGAGGTGGACGCCAACCGCGACACCAAGGTGTGGGTGGCCAAGTCGAAGCTGGTGACGGACAAATTCAGGAAAGCCTATGCAAAGATCATGAACTCGGAGGAGGTGGATGCTGATCCGGTGCTCAACGCCCAGGACATCCCCTCCGCACCGTTCAAGACCGAAACGGCGATCATCAAGGAGGACACCGCCACCGTGGTGGTGGCCTCCTCTTTCGGCGGCGACAAGCACCGGTTGAAGCTGAAACTGGTGAAGGTGAACGGCGTCTGGTTGCTGGATGGCCTGCCCGAGTGA
- a CDS encoding ATP-dependent Clp protease proteolytic subunit, producing the protein MKLPATCVLIGLSLAAFGHSKEASAGPSTPGAASTPAVPTAPATAPPAPAAPKPAPSPSSETEALSTKNKLEAERLTAETNTLRAEITRLKMERELITERLALDAAKKAEAELKGEADKEKLAKEGEIAKLRADKLTNDLKALQTEAMLELTKLQNDISLFETTEKRAKFADAKPVYLEKPLRDDGVLVISDRRIPLNGMIVPATADYITSRIDYWNNKDKKLPIFIVIDDCPGGSVMAGYRILKSMEASEAPIHVVVKSFAASMAACITTLAEESYCYPNSLILHHQIASQLMFARLNLTQQKEFYQDSQRWWERLASPVAAKMGISTDEFIKAMYEKSSGGDWSEFGDKAKELKWVNNILTGIEETSLNKDPDAQEKPKPAATPAAFEETLDADGKPCMFLPRLNPKDVYFLYNPDGYYRVR; encoded by the coding sequence ATGAAACTGCCCGCCACCTGCGTCCTCATCGGCCTCTCCCTAGCCGCCTTCGGTCATTCGAAGGAAGCATCCGCCGGTCCTTCCACCCCGGGAGCCGCCTCGACTCCCGCGGTTCCAACCGCCCCTGCGACGGCACCACCAGCTCCCGCCGCACCGAAACCGGCGCCCAGCCCATCTTCCGAAACGGAGGCCCTTTCGACGAAAAACAAGCTGGAGGCGGAGCGGCTGACCGCTGAGACCAACACTCTGCGTGCGGAGATCACCCGACTGAAGATGGAGCGCGAGCTCATCACCGAGCGGCTCGCGCTGGACGCAGCCAAAAAGGCCGAGGCCGAACTCAAGGGAGAGGCGGACAAGGAGAAGCTCGCCAAGGAAGGCGAGATCGCCAAGCTCCGGGCGGACAAACTCACCAACGATCTCAAGGCCCTCCAGACCGAGGCCATGCTGGAGCTGACCAAACTCCAGAACGACATCTCGCTCTTCGAGACCACCGAGAAGCGGGCGAAGTTCGCCGATGCGAAGCCGGTGTATCTGGAGAAGCCGCTGCGCGACGACGGCGTGCTCGTCATCTCCGACCGGCGCATCCCTCTCAACGGGATGATCGTTCCGGCCACCGCGGACTACATCACCAGCCGGATCGACTACTGGAACAACAAGGACAAGAAGCTGCCGATCTTCATCGTCATCGATGACTGCCCCGGTGGTTCGGTCATGGCCGGCTACCGCATCCTGAAGTCGATGGAGGCCAGCGAGGCCCCCATCCACGTGGTGGTGAAATCATTCGCCGCCTCCATGGCCGCCTGCATCACCACGCTGGCGGAGGAATCCTACTGCTACCCGAACTCCCTGATCCTCCACCACCAGATCGCCTCGCAACTCATGTTCGCGAGGCTGAATCTCACCCAGCAGAAGGAGTTCTACCAGGACAGCCAGCGCTGGTGGGAACGCCTGGCCAGCCCGGTCGCGGCGAAGATGGGCATCTCCACGGATGAGTTCATCAAGGCCATGTATGAGAAGTCCTCCGGCGGCGACTGGAGCGAGTTCGGGGACAAGGCGAAGGAGTTGAAGTGGGTGAACAACATCCTCACCGGCATCGAGGAGACTTCGCTGAACAAGGATCCGGATGCGCAGGAGAAACCGAAACCCGCGGCCACCCCGGCGGCCTTCGAGGAAACCCTGGATGCCGATGGCAAGCCCTGCATGTTCCTGCCGCGCCTCAATCCCAAGGATGTCTATTTCCTCTACAACCCCGACGGCTACTACCGCGTGAGGTGA
- a CDS encoding lysylphosphatidylglycerol synthase transmembrane domain-containing protein — MSGSAGKKWGSRVFFGIQILIAAAILWWVLSRPDFSSSFATAWKSIHPGWMMAGVICAGASIAAHVWRWWICLRLLGVQAGWKMLARVFLASSFVGTFVIGGIGGDAARILMLTRRFPGSASRLMVSVIADRLCGLVSLILPALFLTFPAREVLSATPTGKAAVHFLWGYLVFSSLLFLFCWFCGTENARRWLPRWMPAREWMLHVSGCFEQLRPAGWKLLGAVAASVLMVALHFATFWCIARGCDAGVTLHEINTVMPVIEAATTVPATPGGLGMREELFRDQLASLSRTSSGASVLISLGGFLCGLFWCLMGGLAATSLLPRSLSQPKHAGNAA; from the coding sequence ATGAGTGGAAGCGCAGGAAAAAAGTGGGGCAGCCGGGTGTTTTTCGGCATCCAGATCCTCATCGCGGCGGCCATCCTCTGGTGGGTCCTGTCACGGCCTGATTTCTCCAGCAGCTTTGCGACCGCATGGAAGAGCATCCATCCCGGCTGGATGATGGCGGGGGTGATCTGCGCCGGGGCGAGCATCGCCGCGCATGTGTGGAGATGGTGGATCTGCCTGCGCCTGCTGGGCGTGCAGGCGGGCTGGAAGATGCTGGCCCGCGTTTTTCTCGCCAGCTCGTTCGTCGGTACTTTTGTGATCGGGGGCATCGGTGGTGACGCGGCACGGATTCTGATGTTGACCCGGCGGTTTCCCGGATCCGCTTCCCGGCTGATGGTGTCCGTCATCGCAGACCGCCTCTGCGGGCTTGTCTCGCTGATCCTGCCCGCCCTGTTCCTCACCTTCCCCGCCCGCGAGGTTCTGTCCGCGACGCCCACGGGCAAGGCGGCGGTGCATTTCCTCTGGGGTTATCTGGTGTTTTCCTCGCTGCTGTTCCTCTTCTGCTGGTTCTGCGGCACGGAAAATGCCCGGCGGTGGCTTCCACGGTGGATGCCCGCACGGGAGTGGATGCTGCATGTTTCCGGCTGCTTCGAGCAGCTCCGTCCAGCCGGGTGGAAACTGCTGGGTGCGGTGGCCGCAAGCGTGCTGATGGTGGCCCTCCACTTCGCCACCTTCTGGTGCATCGCCCGGGGCTGCGATGCGGGTGTGACACTGCATGAAATCAACACCGTCATGCCGGTGATTGAGGCCGCCACCACCGTGCCCGCGACTCCCGGAGGACTGGGCATGAGGGAGGAGTTGTTCCGCGACCAGCTCGCCTCCCTGAGCAGGACTTCCTCCGGGGCCTCCGTCCTCATTTCCCTCGGAGGATTTCTCTGTGGACTGTTCTGGTGCCTGATGGGTGGACTGGCTGCCACCTCCCTTCTTCCAAGATCCCTTTCCCAGCCGAAACATGCCGGAAACGCTGCCTGA
- a CDS encoding MFS transporter: MIITVIYSVYFKEEVANKAPWSNAVWGWTLSLSQCVVILFAPLIGAIADLKACKKSFLMITTVVCSVATCALFFVGSGEVVLAVTLVAIAYIAFSMSENICSGFLPEISTPETAGKISGYGWSFGYFGGLISLVLALVIYQSGEGRTPWTFIMTGVFFMAAALPTLILLKERAIPQSLPPGRNLWTASWRENAESLRRLRSGGALGKFFIALTLFTTGLSAVIAFASIYAAEVVGMKKNEIIGLFVVLQLAGAAGAYGFGFLQDRKGPKYSLVISLCLWIAVCVWAALCRTKVEFYIIGALAGVAMGSLQSAGRAVVATFTPEGKSGEYFGYWGFFTKLAAVIGPPVFGMAATFFGERIAIFVNAGFFIAGLVVLLPLAIDRRKSTTPPAGA, encoded by the coding sequence GTGATCATCACGGTGATCTATTCGGTTTACTTCAAGGAAGAGGTGGCGAACAAAGCTCCTTGGTCGAATGCGGTGTGGGGATGGACTCTGAGCCTATCCCAGTGCGTGGTGATCCTCTTCGCTCCTCTTATCGGCGCCATCGCGGACCTGAAGGCCTGCAAGAAAAGCTTTCTCATGATTACGACCGTGGTTTGTTCGGTCGCAACCTGCGCCTTGTTCTTCGTTGGCAGCGGTGAGGTGGTACTTGCGGTTACGTTGGTGGCGATTGCTTACATCGCATTCTCGATGAGCGAGAACATTTGCTCCGGCTTTCTGCCTGAAATCAGCACGCCAGAAACGGCCGGTAAGATATCCGGCTACGGATGGAGTTTCGGGTATTTCGGGGGACTCATAAGTCTTGTCCTCGCGCTTGTAATCTACCAGAGTGGAGAAGGGCGAACTCCATGGACTTTCATCATGACTGGGGTCTTTTTCATGGCTGCTGCTCTCCCCACGCTGATACTGCTGAAGGAGCGCGCTATTCCACAATCCCTGCCGCCCGGCAGGAATCTATGGACTGCTAGTTGGCGGGAGAACGCGGAGTCCCTGCGTCGGTTGAGAAGTGGCGGGGCATTGGGCAAATTTTTCATCGCTCTCACCCTGTTCACTACGGGGCTATCGGCCGTGATTGCTTTTGCCTCCATCTATGCGGCCGAGGTGGTGGGAATGAAAAAAAATGAGATCATCGGCCTGTTTGTCGTGCTGCAACTCGCAGGTGCGGCGGGAGCATATGGTTTTGGTTTCTTGCAGGACCGGAAGGGGCCGAAATACTCACTGGTGATATCCCTCTGTCTGTGGATCGCAGTGTGCGTATGGGCGGCACTATGCCGGACGAAAGTCGAGTTCTACATCATCGGCGCGCTGGCAGGTGTCGCCATGGGTTCCCTCCAATCCGCCGGGCGGGCGGTGGTGGCCACGTTCACCCCGGAAGGGAAGAGCGGGGAATACTTCGGCTACTGGGGCTTCTTCACAAAGCTGGCGGCCGTCATCGGGCCTCCGGTCTTCGGCATGGCGGCCACCTTCTTCGGTGAGCGGATTGCCATTTTCGTGAACGCGGGTTTCTTCATCGCCGGTCTGGTGGTGCTCCTCCCGCTGGCCATCGACCGCCGGAAATCCACCACCCCTCCGGCCGGAGCATGA
- a CDS encoding tetratricopeptide repeat-containing protein, translated as MPSSPPPSRTARASWLAGRQPYLDDPAGAVALLKQANGSGDHLLAIGIAEAVLATQPAERAGIVQQMARALAVLGSLDAARGHLDKLAAEEGASAETSGLLGRVEKDLAAGSTTPEGRAQHLQAALANYASGFSSASAAGDSAGAAYCGINAAAISVLLDDPATAKEIAERTLIHAGEGADYYSLATRAEAHLILGNESEARNQYEEAARLACAEKRLADLASTRRQCRELCLKLHGRRDHLDVCFPSGGIAIFSGQPDLEPTEEEAISVRGMLSGWLAERRIREVFGSLKSRWDIILLEAARDAGLDLHISMGVAPAGEDPARLHVLLNQASSLMEPPSEGEDDPGFIDRMMTARAALRADHLGFTLEALAVGADFSATALPFWQRKNLHVSARRPAAPEEDAVPDKEAPADAVPFPRALAKAKDKSEVLALLHFHFADYTNFGQGGPVVFQKAVLGPIAARLAIAAHPPLARQGFGADYLFLFDDLHAAAVVCFDLLQALGESGTLGRPSVCLHAGPLVQLVNPVLNFHSHEGTSILRAAAVAAAMPAGTVAATESFTALSSLEAIRGFRFEHSGEILLGNSSERIFRVQPA; from the coding sequence GTGCCGAGTTCCCCTCCTCCATCCAGAACGGCACGCGCCAGTTGGCTCGCCGGAAGGCAGCCGTATCTGGACGATCCAGCCGGTGCGGTGGCGCTGTTGAAACAAGCGAACGGCTCCGGGGATCACCTGCTGGCCATCGGCATCGCGGAGGCGGTGCTTGCCACCCAGCCAGCGGAGCGCGCCGGGATCGTGCAACAGATGGCCCGTGCGCTGGCGGTGCTGGGATCATTGGATGCGGCCCGCGGCCATCTGGACAAACTCGCGGCGGAAGAAGGCGCATCCGCCGAAACATCCGGCCTTCTGGGGCGGGTGGAGAAAGATCTGGCGGCAGGTTCCACAACACCCGAAGGACGTGCACAACACCTGCAGGCGGCGCTTGCGAACTATGCCAGCGGGTTCTCCTCCGCATCAGCCGCCGGGGACTCCGCCGGGGCCGCCTATTGCGGGATCAACGCCGCGGCGATCTCCGTGTTGCTCGACGATCCGGCGACCGCGAAGGAAATCGCGGAGCGGACTCTCATCCATGCGGGAGAGGGAGCGGACTACTATTCCCTCGCCACCCGGGCCGAGGCCCATCTGATCCTGGGGAATGAAAGCGAAGCGCGGAACCAGTATGAGGAAGCCGCCCGCCTCGCCTGCGCGGAAAAACGTCTGGCCGACCTGGCCTCCACCCGCAGGCAGTGCCGTGAACTATGCCTGAAGCTGCATGGCCGCAGGGATCATCTGGATGTATGCTTCCCCTCCGGTGGAATCGCCATCTTCTCCGGCCAACCGGACCTGGAGCCAACAGAGGAAGAAGCCATCTCCGTCCGTGGGATGCTCTCAGGCTGGCTGGCCGAGCGGCGGATCCGCGAAGTGTTCGGCAGCCTGAAGTCCCGCTGGGACATCATCCTGTTGGAAGCGGCCCGCGATGCGGGATTGGATCTGCATATCTCGATGGGTGTCGCCCCCGCTGGGGAGGATCCGGCCCGGTTGCACGTCCTGCTCAACCAAGCCTCTTCCCTGATGGAGCCACCTTCGGAAGGCGAGGATGATCCAGGCTTCATCGACCGGATGATGACCGCCCGCGCCGCGCTGCGGGCGGACCACTTGGGCTTCACGTTGGAGGCACTGGCGGTGGGCGCGGATTTTTCAGCCACCGCCCTGCCCTTCTGGCAGCGGAAAAACCTCCACGTCTCCGCCCGCCGTCCGGCCGCCCCGGAAGAGGATGCCGTGCCGGACAAGGAGGCTCCTGCGGATGCGGTGCCCTTTCCCCGGGCACTTGCGAAGGCAAAGGATAAGTCGGAGGTACTGGCGCTGCTCCATTTCCACTTCGCGGACTATACGAACTTCGGCCAGGGAGGCCCGGTCGTGTTCCAGAAAGCGGTGCTCGGTCCCATCGCCGCACGACTGGCCATCGCGGCGCATCCTCCCCTGGCAAGGCAGGGATTCGGCGCGGACTATCTTTTCCTGTTCGATGATCTCCATGCCGCCGCCGTGGTGTGCTTCGACCTGCTACAGGCCCTCGGGGAGTCCGGCACCCTCGGCAGACCCTCCGTCTGTCTCCACGCGGGGCCGCTCGTGCAGTTGGTCAATCCGGTGCTGAACTTCCATTCCCACGAAGGCACCTCCATCCTCCGTGCCGCCGCCGTCGCAGCCGCCATGCCCGCAGGAACGGTGGCTGCGACGGAAAGTTTCACCGCCCTCTCCTCCCTGGAGGCCATCCGGGGCTTCCGCTTCGAGCATTCCGGGGAGATATTGCTCGGCAACTCATCCGAACGGATCTTCCGCGTGCAACCCGCCTGA
- a CDS encoding FAD-dependent oxidoreductase, producing MKTRRLRTFLALLLLAPAFCHAQETSLKADILVYDSTPGGIVAAIAAAKEGRSVILITEDKHLGAMRTSGLAMSNAGDEKTFAGLGREFHDRIHRYYLGKYGEDSEQVKLCRKGLRFEPHVAEKIFEDWLAETPLKVLREDPVVSLEKEGCRILSVTTEGKRRISAAVFIDASYEGDLIKWAGCSYRVGREASAEYDEPLAGLRYPPERVGEADGKTQRYTFRVCLTDVPENRVPITRPANYHRASYAPDVARIERKPPASLSALLPLNLLPNRKTDSRTGEWIGGSWAFPEASREERAVISREHREYSEGYLWFLLTDASVPAAIREEMSRWGHAKDEFADNGNFPHHIYVREARRLVGDYVMTQKDVQDEASRFKPDSVALGSYRLDVHDVQYVVGKDGGIVPEGSMKGGIFVKPYEIPYRVLLPKKSEAVNLLVPVCVSASHIALSTLRMEPVYMMLGHASGVAASMSIGSGTPLNDLPVQQLQAKLVEQKQIISAKGFHEPAKNIDP from the coding sequence ATGAAAACCCGCCGGCTCCGCACCTTCCTCGCGCTTCTTCTGCTGGCTCCGGCGTTCTGCCATGCGCAGGAGACCTCCCTGAAGGCGGACATCCTCGTCTATGACTCCACACCGGGTGGCATCGTCGCGGCCATTGCCGCCGCGAAGGAGGGCCGCAGCGTCATCCTGATCACGGAGGACAAGCACCTCGGGGCGATGCGGACCAGCGGCCTGGCAATGTCCAACGCTGGGGATGAGAAGACGTTCGCAGGATTGGGCAGGGAGTTCCACGACCGCATCCACCGCTACTATCTGGGCAAGTATGGAGAGGATTCGGAACAGGTGAAACTGTGCCGCAAGGGCCTCCGCTTCGAGCCGCATGTGGCGGAGAAGATCTTCGAAGACTGGCTGGCGGAAACACCGTTGAAGGTGCTCCGGGAGGACCCCGTGGTTTCGCTGGAGAAAGAAGGCTGCCGCATCCTTTCCGTCACGACGGAGGGCAAGCGTCGCATCTCCGCCGCTGTCTTCATCGACGCCAGTTATGAAGGCGATCTCATCAAGTGGGCGGGTTGCTCATACCGTGTGGGGAGGGAGGCGAGCGCGGAGTATGACGAACCGCTCGCGGGTCTCCGCTATCCGCCGGAAAGAGTGGGGGAGGCGGATGGCAAGACGCAGCGCTACACCTTCCGCGTCTGCCTGACGGATGTGCCGGAGAACCGCGTTCCCATCACCCGGCCCGCGAACTACCACCGGGCCAGCTACGCGCCGGATGTCGCCCGCATCGAGCGCAAGCCGCCCGCCTCTCTTTCCGCGCTGCTTCCGCTGAACCTGCTGCCGAACCGCAAGACGGACTCCCGGACCGGCGAATGGATCGGCGGATCATGGGCATTCCCCGAGGCCAGCCGCGAGGAACGCGCCGTCATCTCCCGCGAGCACCGCGAATACAGCGAGGGATACCTCTGGTTCCTGCTGACCGATGCATCCGTGCCCGCCGCGATCAGGGAGGAGATGTCCCGGTGGGGCCATGCGAAGGATGAGTTCGCGGACAACGGGAACTTCCCCCACCACATCTACGTCCGGGAAGCCCGCCGTCTGGTGGGCGACTACGTGATGACACAGAAGGACGTCCAGGATGAGGCGTCACGGTTCAAGCCGGACTCCGTCGCGCTCGGCAGCTACCGGCTGGATGTCCACGACGTCCAGTATGTGGTCGGCAAGGATGGCGGAATCGTACCGGAAGGAAGCATGAAGGGCGGGATCTTCGTGAAACCCTACGAAATCCCTTACCGTGTCCTGCTGCCGAAGAAGTCGGAGGCCGTGAACCTCCTGGTGCCGGTCTGCGTCTCCGCCTCCCACATCGCCCTCTCCACCCTGAGGATGGAGCCGGTTTACATGATGCTCGGCCATGCTTCCGGCGTGGCCGCTTCCATGAGCATCGGCTCCGGAACCCCGCTGAATGATCTACCGGTTCAGCAACTCCAGGCGAAGCTGGTGGAGCAGAAGCAGATCATCAGCGCGAAAGGGTTCCACGAACCGGCGAAGAACATCGACCCGTGA